The following proteins are co-located in the Acinetobacter shaoyimingii genome:
- a CDS encoding GNAT family N-acetyltransferase, which yields MNIQIQDVTHLPEDIRTLGKKAQSEGYLFINRMIEEFENGVNKFDQNGEFLLMVYDDQKLIGCGGLNQQKAEDDDPRKIGRLRRFYILPKYRKKGIGKILLQHLEKRAVKDFSALCLKTDTQSAAHFYQKMNYVHVENYDNYNYFKYLIK from the coding sequence ATGAATATTCAGATCCAAGACGTTACGCATTTGCCAGAAGATATTCGCACATTAGGGAAAAAAGCTCAGTCTGAAGGTTACCTCTTTATCAATCGCATGATTGAAGAGTTTGAAAATGGGGTCAACAAATTTGATCAGAATGGTGAATTTTTATTGATGGTTTATGATGACCAAAAACTGATTGGATGCGGAGGACTCAATCAACAAAAAGCTGAAGATGATGATCCAAGAAAAATTGGACGTTTGAGACGTTTCTATATATTGCCTAAATATAGAAAGAAGGGGATCGGTAAAATATTACTTCAGCATTTGGAAAAACGTGCAGTAAAGGATTTCTCGGCATTATGTTTAAAGACGGATACCCAGTCCGCAGCGCACTTTTATCAAAAAATGAACTATGTACATGTGGAAAATTACGATAATTATAATTATTTCAAATACTTGATTAAATAA
- a CDS encoding fimbrial biogenesis chaperone: MSLNLSIFKKGLIAALIPFSAVNAEIIIHGTRAIYPSDAREITLQLSNNGNNPALVQAWIDEGNAKSTPDQSKAPFMISPPISRVDPKKGQSLRITSLPKANELSKTQETLFWLNVLDIPPKPTATEKEKDAVPDNFLQLAIRSRIKFFYRPSTIKDDVNLAPEKIQWKNVGSGLKIKNPTPFYITVTSIIQDNAGKKVDLLSEGLMLKPHSEETVTLKHKNLDKMTFTTINDYGGRVVSNIKLQ; this comes from the coding sequence ATGTCGTTGAATCTTTCCATTTTTAAAAAAGGTTTAATTGCCGCTTTAATACCTTTTAGCGCTGTTAATGCTGAAATTATTATTCATGGTACGCGCGCAATATATCCATCAGACGCAAGAGAAATTACATTACAACTGAGTAATAATGGTAATAATCCTGCGTTGGTACAAGCATGGATTGATGAAGGCAATGCTAAATCTACGCCAGACCAATCAAAAGCACCATTTATGATTAGTCCACCTATTTCTCGTGTAGATCCGAAAAAAGGGCAGTCTTTACGTATTACCAGTTTGCCGAAAGCAAATGAATTGAGTAAGACACAGGAAACTTTATTTTGGTTGAATGTTTTAGATATTCCACCAAAGCCTACAGCAACCGAAAAGGAAAAAGATGCTGTTCCTGATAACTTTTTACAGTTGGCTATTCGCTCACGTATTAAATTTTTTTATAGACCTAGCACAATCAAAGATGATGTGAATTTAGCACCTGAAAAAATTCAGTGGAAGAATGTGGGTTCAGGATTAAAAATAAAAAATCCAACACCATTTTATATTACGGTCACTTCAATTATTCAGGACAATGCGGGTAAAAAAGTAGATCTTTTATCTGAAGGCTTAATGTTAAAACCCCACTCAGAAGAGACGGTGACATTGAAGCATAAAAATTTAGACAAAATGACCTTTACAACAATTAATGACTACGGCGGTCGAGTAGTAAGCAATATTAAATTGCAATAA
- a CDS encoding Rieske (2Fe-2S) protein — MMEDIPEREARSFETEDGDTIFITQRDGAFFAYQNLCPHLQVELEFLENQFLDRDQEFIECSTHGALFDVETGLCISGPCQGDSLEKVQIQVHSDGGIYLETEQE; from the coding sequence ATGATGGAAGATATTCCAGAACGTGAAGCTCGTTCATTTGAGACTGAGGATGGCGATACCATTTTCATTACTCAAAGAGATGGAGCATTTTTCGCTTATCAGAACTTATGCCCCCATTTGCAAGTTGAACTCGAATTTCTCGAAAATCAGTTTTTAGATCGAGATCAAGAGTTTATCGAATGCTCAACGCATGGTGCGCTCTTTGATGTCGAAACTGGACTCTGTATCTCAGGTCCTTGCCAAGGTGATTCACTTGAGAAAGTTCAAATTCAAGTGCATTCCGATGGTGGAATTTACTTAGAGACAGAACAAGAATAG
- a CDS encoding cytochrome ubiquinol oxidase subunit I, giving the protein MISESVVDLSRFQFAMTAMYHFIFVPLTLGLAFILAIMETTYVITGKEIYRDMTKFWGKLFGINFALGVTTGLTMEFQFGTNWAYYSHYVGDIFGAPLAIEGLMAFFLESTFIGLFFFGWDRLSKVQHLGVTWLVAIGSNMSALWILVANGWMQNPVGAAFNYETMRMELVDFGALIFNPVAQVKFVHTVSAGYVTGAIFVLAISSFYLLKKRDLPFARRSFAIAAIFGLASTLSVILLGDESGYELGDVQKTKLAAIEAEWDTHPAPAPFTLFGIPNQEEQRTDYAIKIPYVMGIIATRSLDKEVTGIKDLMVQHEQRIRNGMVAYSQLEKLRAGDTSPELKAAFEQTQKDLGYGLLLKKYTTNVVDATEEHIQAATKDTIPNVSALFFSFRAMVASGFLMLLLFILATYAVAKRNAENKPWLLKFALYALPLPWIAAQTGWYVAEGGRQPWTIGEVLPTHLSASSLSAGDVWGSIIALAAFYTVLLIIEMYLMIKFARLGPSSLHTGKYHFEKNETVQSTPEAQS; this is encoded by the coding sequence ATGATTTCAGAAAGCGTGGTCGATCTTTCGCGGTTTCAATTTGCAATGACCGCAATGTATCACTTTATTTTCGTACCACTGACTTTAGGTTTGGCTTTTATTCTTGCCATTATGGAAACCACGTATGTGATTACAGGCAAAGAAATCTATAGAGACATGACCAAGTTTTGGGGCAAGCTTTTTGGTATTAACTTTGCTCTAGGTGTGACCACTGGCTTAACCATGGAATTCCAGTTTGGAACAAACTGGGCGTATTACTCACACTACGTGGGTGATATTTTTGGTGCACCATTGGCAATTGAAGGTTTAATGGCCTTCTTCCTGGAATCAACCTTTATTGGATTGTTTTTCTTTGGTTGGGATCGACTCTCCAAAGTCCAACACTTAGGTGTGACTTGGTTAGTGGCAATAGGCTCCAACATGTCTGCACTTTGGATTTTGGTGGCGAATGGTTGGATGCAAAATCCTGTCGGTGCTGCATTTAACTATGAAACCATGCGTATGGAGTTGGTTGATTTTGGTGCATTGATTTTTAACCCAGTTGCGCAAGTGAAATTTGTCCATACAGTTTCAGCTGGGTATGTCACTGGTGCCATTTTCGTTCTAGCCATCTCAAGCTTTTACTTACTGAAAAAACGTGACTTACCGTTTGCTCGCCGTTCTTTTGCGATTGCTGCAATATTCGGTTTGGCATCAACACTTTCGGTCATTTTACTCGGTGATGAATCGGGTTATGAGTTAGGTGATGTACAAAAAACCAAACTTGCTGCAATTGAAGCAGAATGGGATACACACCCTGCACCTGCGCCTTTTACTTTGTTTGGTATTCCTAACCAAGAAGAACAACGAACCGACTATGCCATTAAAATTCCATATGTCATGGGCATTATTGCTACGCGCTCTTTAGATAAAGAAGTAACAGGCATTAAAGACCTCATGGTGCAACACGAACAGCGTATTCGTAATGGTATGGTGGCTTACTCACAGTTAGAAAAACTACGTGCTGGTGACACATCTCCTGAACTTAAAGCTGCTTTTGAACAAACGCAAAAAGACTTAGGTTATGGGCTTTTACTGAAAAAATATACGACAAATGTTGTAGATGCAACTGAAGAACATATTCAAGCTGCAACCAAGGATACGATTCCTAACGTATCGGCATTGTTCTTTTCTTTCCGTGCCATGGTGGCATCTGGATTCTTGATGTTGCTGTTGTTTATTTTAGCCACTTATGCCGTTGCTAAACGTAATGCAGAAAACAAACCATGGTTACTCAAATTTGCACTCTATGCACTCCCTTTACCGTGGATTGCAGCTCAAACAGGTTGGTATGTTGCAGAAGGTGGTCGTCAACCATGGACCATTGGTGAAGTTTTACCAACACATTTATCTGCTTCAAGTTTAAGTGCAGGTGATGTTTGGGGTTCAATCATTGCATTAGCAGCGTTCTATACCGTTCTGCTCATTATTGAAATGTATTTAATGATCAAATTTGCTCGTCTTGGACCTAGCTCATTACATACTGGCAAATACCATTTTGAAAAAAATGAAACAGTTCAAAGTACACCGGAGGCTCAATCATGA
- a CDS encoding OB-fold-containig protein: MLAFFLEYDLMPFHLSVLLLILLSMAETLGYYIGLRPSTFFKRTTPSWLINTPLLQVKFSKVLIFVFLLINFSSAGYLIQLSIFASKGSFAPWYYVILPAFIFAVFFTVFMIHCLDQVIKPKFKQTQINLVGRLATISSGNARPGFSAEARVRDEFGQIHYVQVEPEFGELEFKSQILLIRFKQSHYIAKRISASNQLFTVDQF; this comes from the coding sequence ATGCTTGCATTTTTTTTAGAATACGATTTGATGCCTTTTCATTTGAGCGTATTACTTTTAATTTTGCTGAGCATGGCTGAAACTCTCGGCTATTATATTGGTTTAAGACCAAGTACCTTTTTTAAACGTACTACACCATCTTGGCTGATCAATACCCCCTTACTTCAAGTTAAATTTTCCAAAGTTTTAATTTTTGTCTTTCTATTGATCAATTTCAGTTCAGCAGGTTACCTGATTCAATTGAGTATCTTTGCTTCAAAAGGCAGTTTTGCTCCGTGGTACTATGTCATTTTACCTGCCTTCATCTTTGCTGTTTTCTTTACTGTTTTTATGATTCATTGCTTAGATCAAGTGATCAAGCCAAAATTCAAACAGACCCAGATTAATCTGGTAGGTCGATTAGCCACCATTTCAAGCGGTAATGCCCGTCCTGGATTTTCAGCAGAAGCACGTGTACGAGATGAGTTTGGCCAAATCCATTATGTGCAAGTTGAACCTGAATTTGGTGAACTTGAATTTAAATCTCAGATTTTACTTATTCGTTTTAAACAATCGCACTATATTGCAAAAAGAATCTCAGCCTCAAACCAGCTATTTACAGTGGATCAATTTTAA
- the cydP gene encoding cytochrome oxidase putative small subunit CydP, with the protein MSLNKIDLNKNLIKEITFILIIKVIILIVIKNIWFDAPTIPKDFNDQVAERIAGNPSQIKETR; encoded by the coding sequence ATGAGCTTAAACAAAATAGACTTAAATAAAAATCTCATTAAAGAAATAACTTTCATTTTAATTATTAAAGTTATTATTTTAATCGTGATTAAAAATATTTGGTTTGACGCACCAACTATTCCCAAAGATTTTAATGACCAAGTTGCTGAGCGTATTGCTGGCAATCCATCCCAAATTAAGGAGACACGTTGA
- a CDS encoding fimbrial protein, with protein MNKITLASSLLVLGVSSAFAADGTITINGLVTDKTCDIVTPQGKDFTVTLPTVSRQTLAQTGDVAGRTPFTINLANCSEGKVATYFEPGATVDFNTGRLNNQVAGGATNVQVQLLGSNNQFLPVRAAGATGAQDNSQWVDVTDGGSADLNYYAEYYATNASTAGRVSTSVQYTIIYQ; from the coding sequence ATGAATAAAATAACTCTAGCTTCTTCTTTACTGGTTTTGGGCGTATCAAGTGCATTCGCAGCTGATGGCACAATCACAATCAATGGCTTAGTAACAGACAAAACTTGTGACATCGTTACTCCACAAGGTAAAGATTTTACAGTTACGCTTCCAACAGTATCTCGTCAAACTTTAGCTCAAACTGGTGATGTTGCTGGTCGTACTCCTTTCACTATTAACTTAGCGAATTGTTCAGAAGGTAAAGTAGCAACTTACTTCGAACCAGGTGCTACAGTTGATTTCAACACTGGTCGTTTAAACAACCAAGTTGCTGGTGGCGCAACAAACGTACAAGTTCAATTGTTAGGTTCTAACAACCAATTCTTGCCTGTACGTGCTGCTGGTGCAACTGGTGCTCAAGATAATTCACAATGGGTTGACGTTACTGACGGTGGTAGCGCAGATCTAAACTACTATGCTGAATACTATGCAACTAATGCATCTACAGCTGGTCGTGTTTCAACTTCAGTTCAATATACAATTATTTATCAATAA
- a CDS encoding fimbria/pilus outer membrane usher protein → MHKKIQKYKWIIKRVNYYLAFGVITLSVPMMVEANDTNFSNVEELKVAKPKTAVENAPKEAAFDPAFLMGDAEKIDIDRFKYGNPVLPGDYNVDVYVNGNWFGKRRVVFKATEKDQNAFTCFNTDQLIEYGVKVNAINDYKENKVIGCRRLDEWVEDSFYEFDTSKLRLDISIPQLSMQKNAQGYVDPSVWNRGINAGFLSYNASAYKTFDRFNGNNEKTNAFMSLNTGLNLAGWQLRHNGQWQWRDKDAQNDSENSYESISTYVQRAFPKYRGVLTIGDSYTNGEVFDTFGYRGVDFSSDDRMLPNSMLGYAPRIRGNAKTNAKVEVRQQGQLIYQTTVSPGSFEINDLYPTGFGGELEVSVIEATGEVQRYAVPYSSVVQMLRPGISRYALTIGEFRERDIDLTPFIVQGKYQLGINNYLTGYGGVQAAEKYVGVTAGAAFATPIGAFALDVTHSNAEFDRRKTKSGQSYRISYSKLVSPTNTNLTLAAYRYSTENFLKLRDAILTRDLDNRGISSEYVGQQRSEFQVTLNQSLPQGWGNIYATGSWLDYWNRDESTRQYQVGYSNSYAGLTYGLSAIKRVVTDDRYNRRNDDTEYMLTLSLPLTFKKTSVNFNSITTQDNITMGVSGIVGDRFNYGASFSDEYGENPSMNLNAQYRSNYATVGGSYSLADKYQQAMVTARGNIVAHSKGLLFGPDQGQTMVLVHAPEAAGAKVNNTTGLTINKAGYAVIPYVTPYRLNDITLDPQGMSTDVELDGTSQRIAPYAGAITKVDFATKSGKAIYITSNGVDGKPLPFAAQVFDSKGEYVGMVAQGSLVYLRTDTLADTVVVKWGEAETEQCKIQYDVSGQVSDSKQNMITAEATCQ, encoded by the coding sequence ATGCACAAAAAAATTCAAAAATATAAGTGGATTATCAAACGAGTTAATTACTATTTAGCTTTTGGTGTTATTACGCTTAGTGTTCCAATGATGGTTGAAGCGAATGACACAAATTTCTCAAATGTAGAAGAGCTAAAAGTCGCTAAACCTAAAACGGCTGTAGAAAATGCACCTAAAGAGGCAGCATTTGATCCTGCTTTCTTGATGGGTGATGCTGAAAAAATTGACATCGACCGTTTTAAATACGGAAACCCTGTACTGCCTGGTGACTATAATGTTGATGTTTATGTCAATGGTAATTGGTTCGGTAAACGCAGAGTTGTTTTTAAAGCCACTGAAAAAGATCAAAATGCATTTACATGCTTCAATACTGATCAGTTAATTGAATACGGTGTCAAAGTTAATGCGATCAACGATTATAAAGAAAATAAAGTCATTGGTTGTCGCCGACTTGATGAATGGGTTGAAGATTCATTTTATGAGTTTGATACATCTAAATTACGTCTAGATATTTCTATCCCGCAATTATCCATGCAAAAAAATGCACAAGGTTATGTAGATCCAAGTGTGTGGAATCGTGGAATTAATGCTGGATTCTTGTCTTATAACGCAAGTGCATACAAAACTTTTGATCGTTTTAACGGTAATAATGAAAAAACCAATGCATTTATGTCTTTAAATACGGGTCTGAATTTGGCTGGCTGGCAATTACGTCATAACGGTCAATGGCAGTGGCGTGATAAAGATGCACAGAATGACTCTGAAAACAGTTATGAGTCGATCAGTACATATGTGCAACGTGCATTTCCAAAATATCGTGGTGTTTTAACCATTGGTGATAGTTATACCAATGGTGAAGTTTTTGATACATTTGGTTATCGTGGTGTGGATTTCTCGAGTGATGACCGCATGCTACCAAACAGTATGTTGGGTTACGCACCTCGTATCCGTGGTAATGCAAAAACCAATGCAAAAGTTGAAGTTCGCCAACAAGGTCAATTGATTTATCAAACGACTGTTTCTCCTGGTAGTTTTGAAATCAACGATTTATATCCTACAGGCTTTGGTGGTGAACTCGAAGTTTCGGTAATTGAAGCTACAGGTGAAGTTCAACGTTATGCTGTGCCATATTCTTCAGTGGTACAAATGCTACGACCAGGTATTAGTCGTTATGCATTAACCATTGGTGAATTCCGTGAGCGTGACATCGACTTAACACCTTTTATTGTTCAAGGTAAATATCAACTCGGTATCAATAACTATTTGACTGGTTATGGTGGTGTTCAAGCGGCTGAAAAATATGTAGGTGTGACTGCAGGTGCTGCATTTGCAACACCAATTGGTGCATTTGCTTTAGATGTCACACATTCGAATGCTGAATTTGACCGTCGTAAAACCAAAAGTGGTCAAAGTTACCGTATTAGCTACAGTAAATTGGTTTCACCAACAAATACCAATTTAACCTTAGCCGCTTATCGCTACTCAACTGAAAACTTCTTAAAACTACGTGATGCCATTTTAACGCGTGATCTAGATAATAGAGGCATTAGCTCAGAATATGTGGGTCAACAACGTAGTGAATTCCAAGTCACGCTAAATCAGTCATTACCTCAGGGCTGGGGTAATATTTATGCGACGGGTTCATGGCTGGATTATTGGAACCGTGATGAAAGTACACGCCAATATCAAGTTGGTTATAGCAACAGTTATGCTGGCTTAACCTATGGTTTGTCTGCAATTAAACGTGTTGTTACCGATGATCGCTATAACCGTCGTAATGACGATACTGAATATATGTTAACGCTTTCATTGCCTTTAACATTTAAGAAAACATCAGTGAATTTCAACTCAATTACAACGCAAGACAACATCACCATGGGTGTGAGCGGAATTGTGGGTGATCGATTCAACTATGGTGCTTCATTCAGTGATGAATATGGTGAAAATCCAAGTATGAACTTGAATGCGCAGTACCGTAGTAACTACGCAACAGTAGGTGGTTCATATAGTTTGGCGGATAAATATCAACAGGCAATGGTAACTGCGCGCGGTAATATTGTGGCACATTCCAAAGGCTTGTTATTTGGTCCTGATCAAGGTCAAACCATGGTGTTGGTACATGCTCCAGAAGCTGCTGGTGCTAAAGTCAACAATACAACTGGTTTAACCATTAATAAAGCTGGTTATGCAGTTATTCCATATGTGACGCCATATCGTTTAAATGACATTACGCTTGATCCTCAAGGAATGTCTACAGATGTTGAATTAGATGGTACGAGTCAACGTATTGCGCCTTATGCAGGGGCCATCACGAAAGTCGACTTTGCAACTAAATCTGGTAAAGCAATTTATATCACTTCTAATGGTGTCGATGGAAAACCGTTACCTTTTGCTGCTCAAGTCTTTGATTCTAAAGGTGAGTATGTAGGTATGGTTGCTCAAGGTAGTTTGGTCTATCTTCGTACAGACACTTTAGCGGATACAGTTGTAGTGAAATGGGGTGAGGCGGAAACTGAACAATGCAAAATTCAATATGATGTTTCTGGTCAAGTTTCTGATTCTAAGCAAAATATGATTACGGCTGAAGCGACATGTCAATGA
- a CDS encoding fimbrial protein yields MKYKILSGTLLLVGYALSSEAYAVCTQSNFTPQDVSMAVGRVVVRPSDAVGAVLRRAVFPMNRVSDAVVCDRGAPDTVTNTLVQNYPLSGLGDSIYTTNIEGIGIRLYREVTSEVGSSFSGYYPYTRTLASNTRYDVGNGNFIVEIIKIAPSTGSGALVPGRYSSYYLTKSPDRPLLTSSVYGNAITIASSSCEIRGQISQVVNLPTVNKVDFRGVGTTQGERDFNLNILCNGGGNSTSVIENNNISLSFDYNLVPNTTNVIENAAPAATKANGVGVQLVSKYQNSDRIVVKGEKIPLGSVNSNQTIEYNVPMLARYYQTEQNVSAGRVSSVSTVTINYD; encoded by the coding sequence ATGAAATATAAAATCTTAAGCGGAACTTTATTACTTGTAGGCTATGCGCTAAGTTCGGAAGCCTATGCAGTATGTACTCAATCCAACTTTACACCTCAAGATGTAAGTATGGCCGTGGGACGTGTAGTGGTAAGACCAAGTGATGCCGTAGGTGCAGTTTTAAGAAGAGCTGTATTTCCAATGAACCGAGTCAGTGATGCTGTAGTTTGTGATCGTGGCGCACCTGACACGGTAACCAACACATTGGTTCAAAATTATCCATTAAGTGGTCTCGGTGATTCGATCTATACCACAAATATTGAAGGTATTGGTATTCGTTTATATCGTGAAGTTACCTCAGAAGTCGGTTCATCTTTCTCAGGTTATTATCCATATACGCGTACATTGGCAAGTAATACTCGATACGATGTAGGTAATGGTAATTTTATCGTTGAAATTATTAAAATCGCACCTAGTACAGGTTCTGGAGCTTTGGTACCAGGGCGTTATAGTAGTTACTATTTGACTAAATCACCTGATCGACCATTATTGACCAGTAGTGTGTATGGTAATGCCATCACGATTGCTTCATCTTCATGTGAAATTCGTGGTCAAATTAGTCAGGTTGTTAATTTACCTACGGTCAATAAAGTTGACTTTAGAGGTGTTGGAACAACACAAGGTGAAAGAGACTTTAATCTCAATATCTTATGTAACGGTGGTGGTAATAGCACCAGTGTTATAGAAAACAACAACATCAGTTTATCGTTTGATTATAATTTAGTTCCTAACACCACTAACGTGATTGAAAATGCAGCACCTGCAGCAACCAAAGCAAATGGTGTAGGTGTACAGTTGGTGTCTAAGTATCAAAATTCAGATCGAATTGTGGTAAAAGGTGAAAAGATCCCACTTGGAAGTGTCAACTCTAATCAAACTATTGAATATAATGTTCCAATGTTGGCTCGTTATTATCAAACAGAACAAAACGTATCGGCAGGTCGTGTATCCAGTGTTTCAACTGTAACGATCAACTATGACTAA
- a CDS encoding adenosine kinase: protein MATVDLFAIGNALIDQEFKVSDDFLTLQNLQKGTMQLTDGETQSQLFSKLKETQIYKGQASGGSAANTTVAFSALGGKAFYGCRVGNDDLGALYLQGLNDAGIQTSTQSISQGVTGTCMVLVSPDSERTMHTYLGITAELSNTEIDFSSLQTAQWLYIEGYLSTSDTARQAVKQARQIARDNDVKIALTLSDPAMVQYARAGLDEMLDDGVDLLFCNEQEALMYTQTDSIEDALDKLKSLSKTIVITLSANGALIAHHDEIFTVPGRRVVAVDTNGAGDAFAGAFLYALNAGKDLQTAAKLAILISSEVVSKFGPRLENTEYATLLNSFQLETA from the coding sequence ATGGCTACAGTTGATCTTTTTGCAATTGGTAATGCACTGATTGATCAAGAATTTAAAGTTTCTGATGATTTTTTGACACTTCAAAATTTGCAAAAAGGTACAATGCAACTGACAGATGGTGAAACGCAATCTCAACTGTTTTCAAAGTTAAAAGAAACTCAAATATATAAAGGTCAAGCATCAGGTGGCTCAGCTGCAAATACCACTGTGGCTTTTAGCGCTTTAGGTGGTAAAGCTTTTTATGGCTGCCGTGTTGGTAACGATGACCTTGGTGCACTTTATTTACAAGGTTTAAACGATGCAGGTATTCAAACCTCAACACAGTCGATTAGCCAAGGTGTTACAGGCACATGTATGGTGTTGGTCAGCCCTGACTCTGAACGTACCATGCATACTTATTTAGGTATTACAGCTGAATTATCAAATACTGAAATTGATTTTTCATCATTACAAACAGCTCAATGGCTTTATATTGAAGGTTATTTATCGACAAGTGATACTGCACGTCAAGCAGTAAAGCAAGCGCGACAAATTGCCCGTGACAATGATGTTAAAATTGCGCTAACGTTATCTGATCCTGCGATGGTTCAATATGCACGTGCAGGTTTAGATGAAATGTTAGATGATGGCGTGGATCTATTGTTCTGTAATGAACAAGAAGCGCTGATGTACACCCAAACAGATTCGATTGAAGATGCATTGGACAAGCTAAAGTCGCTGAGCAAAACTATCGTCATCACACTCAGTGCAAATGGTGCATTGATTGCACATCATGATGAAATCTTCACTGTTCCTGGTCGTCGTGTTGTTGCTGTTGATACCAATGGCGCCGGCGATGCATTTGCGGGTGCTTTCCTTTATGCATTAAATGCAGGTAAAGATTTACAAACTGCAGCGAAATTGGCTATCTTAATTTCCAGCGAAGTGGTTTCAAAATTTGGTCCACGCTTAGAAAACACTGAATATGCAACTTTATTGAATTCATTCCAATTGGAAACTGCTTGA